GCAGTTATCTATGATAGCAGTTATCTATGATATAGGTTACTcattatattctatatttatttttacttttgtttttacattaccttttatatatattcattttgcttCCTAAATGTtcataattaacaaaaaaatagagacagacaAGTCCACTGCAATTCCTGAGAGACAGAATCAAACCACTTTCTGACATTCTAGTGAGAAGAAAATATGTCTCCTGGGAAAGAAAGGCATGATAAGGATTCAGAACAGGGGGAAGGAATGAAGTAAAACatattcatattcctttttttcggATGAGAAAGGttaaaatatatgtcatataATCAGCACAGACctgcatgcttgtgtgtgtgtgtgtgtgagtgtgtgtgtgtgtgtgtgtgtgtgagtgtgtgtgtgtgtgtgtgtgtgtgtgtgtgtgtggctgagggCATTGCTAGGAAGGACATAATGCTCCCTCAGGAGACACAATCTTCCTGGAATCAGACAAGGTCCTGATGACAACAAAAGCTTCTCAGTGCATAGTCTTAGAAGTGAGGACTGGGGAAATTTACATCCTCTGAATGTGGGGAGGTTATAAGGAGAGCATGCAGACAAAATCAGGGAGTGGCTACTCAGAAGCTAATATCATCtacttttttccctcaaaaattaTGATTAAAGGTATGTAATATAAATGATTTCTTAAGAGGGTTGTATAAGATGgattaaagtataaaaatgaatagCTAACACTCAAAGCATTATTCAGTTCTGGACATTATTTTAATcagttattttctccttctttgaaGACTATCAAAATTTACTCAGTTTaccagtgacccagtcataaaacTGCTGTAAGTTATTCTAAATTAATTATTTCCCAGGAAATAGACATATCTCTTATCTTTGGGTAATTGGAAATGCCTCCATTATCCTGTACCTGTTATTCCCATCAAGTGATAAAACAGTTTCTGCTAGCTTATGTTAAGGCATCACTTTGTTAAAATACTAAGTGATGCTGAAATAAGTATGGATAAATGGTGGGAGGCAATGGGATATCATCTATGCAATATTTAATGAccaatttacataaattatatatactattcaagcattttggaaataattttagcataatgaagattaatatttattgagtttttattgtATTCTGGGCACTGTACTAAGTGTTTCAGGTAAAATATCTAATCATtatcttatgttttcctttggctgataggaaataaacatttcattatgaaaaaagAGATTAAGAAGGGACTGAGTCAGTTAAGAACAGTCCTAATTATGTGGAGCTGACTCCAAATGAATCAGTTCTGCTGGGTTATttccaaagcagagctgcagagaATGTGCATGTCTTGGATCGTGGGCTGGGTAAGGTGACACATGAAGCAAAGCCATGAGCTACTAAATTTATCCTTTCTCCTTCTCGATGTATTTCTTTCAGATATCCAGCTATCATTAAAACTCCATCTCAAGATTTAAACCTGCAGAATCTTGTCAATGTTCAATGACCACTTGACCTTTCATTACACTGAGCAGGAATCTATAAAACAGTTTATCATTGGGCATGAAACGCCTATATCTTTAGATTAACAAAACAGTGCATATTCAGGTGGTGACTGATTCTTAATAcaggttatttttatataatggcaATAGCAGACAATATTGTATGCAGAGTCCTATGAGTTCGTTAACATGAGACTTCTAAAGGGCAAGGGTTTTTGAGGGTGATAAAGTacactttaatttcttattttgaattcaTCACTGCCTGTACAATGTTGGCACGTTTAACACAAAACGACTCAGCAAGAAAGATGGGAAGGGTTTCATCATCCTTCCTTCATGTGGACATGATAAATCAGAAACTTTAGGTCAAGAAAATATTATCAGATGGGAGACAGAGAATGTTCATGCCAAATTGTACTGCCTGGGATGCTCCTTTCTGCAGACCCCTGACACCTGCCTTGAATATCTCACACTCTTTCTGTAGgcaatgattaaaattaaacattcttggtatatacacaaaatgattaaaattaaacattcttgGTATGTACACAAAGCTGGCCTCTAGTACATGGATCTCAGGTCAACCAACAAAAGGTCAACAGAGAGCAAATccagaaaacaatagaaagtgtaatgaaaaaaatctgattttaccTGATGTGAAATTATTCTAAGTGAGAGCGAGGAAGAAGAGAATTTAACATTTGCTTGCTTTCTCACTTCTAATGAGACCTATACATTTACTTctatagtatttaatatttacttctaGACAGAGTATCCTTCTTTGactgtttaaatatttagaagCATTCACAGATCTTCACTATCTCAGATATCTCAGTTTTTCAACTGTCTCTGAAGTTTGTGaggttttaaaaagtacttaCCACAGGATGTCTTTTTAATTCACCCTGCGGGTCTAAGAATATCACATGACTAAGAGCAGGCATCAGCCTTTGTACAGTCAGCCCACACTGTGGGCCATCCACCAGCAGGTTTCTCTCATTCCCACACCCTCTGACACCAACCCACAGCACAGGCATTTGCTGTCTACAGTCTAAATGGCGAGagatatttatgaaatgaaattttgtgATGTCCCTAGTTAAGAAAGAGTCAGGCATTCGCCTTTGCTGGTTGGAATTTCTGCCTTGTTCCTTCCATCAGAGTCACCGGGGAAACTTGCAATTTGTCCCAGATCCACAAAGACAGAATGAGTAAGATATACGTTTATGTTTTTAACTGACAAAAGGGATGACAATTTCTTCACATCCAGAGTTTTCTATGCAACTGCGTAGGCTATGATTGAGAAGTCAGgacatctaagaaaatatttggggttaaaaaaaaataactaaactattgtctgttttctttgccaCAGCCTTAACTGAATTGAGTTGCTATGTGGGAAACgtagatattaaattttataattacgTCAATCACAGTGCAAGGCAAATGCTTAATAATACTTTAACATAAGTGTAActgctttataataaaatacttgaTGTGCAAGCAACTTTTTCAACAGTCATATACGCTGATGGTCCCTGTAATCGTGCAGAGTTGCTACTTCACATTTATGAATTTTGAATCAGTctacttctttccatctttttttacatattaaatcCAGGACCTACAATAGTaactgaaaaatactttgaaaatactctttgctcaataaatagtgtttaataaatgagtaaagaaagcaagtcagtggctaaagaataggaaagaaataggtaGGTATGGGAGGACCTTTATTTGGTAGTATTTggcaaatgattaaaaaaaagagatgagaaagaattttacttaatttttttccattatatatctACTGACCAGATATATTTCTGACAAATCAACCAGGATAATAAACATACAATAGGATTTGGTTTCAAGATGAGGGTAACTTCCAAACTTTGAATTTTAGAATAGCAGAAAAGAAATCTATCTCTCTGGCTCACGAGAGCTTGTTAAGAGTAAGAGAAAGATTCATCTTTCCTTCTGAAAGACTCTTGATGATgaccttgccttctttttttcaggcATGACCTTCAATTGTTCCTTGTGGCAGGACAACAGCATGTCTGTCAAACGCTTTGCCTTTGCCAGATTCTCTGAGGTCACTGAacagtgtttccttttgtttaccCTCATCCTGCTCATGTTCTTAGCATCACTGACGGGCAATGCTCTCATAGCCACTGCCATCTGGACCAACCCggtcctccacacccccatgtacttcttcctggccaaCCTGTCTCTCTTGGAGATTGGCTACACGTGCTCTGTCatacccaagatgctgcagagccTTGTGAGCGAGGCCCGAGGAATCTCTCGGGAGGGGTGTGCCACACAGATGTTCTTCTTCACATTATTTGCTATCAGTGAGTGTTGTCTTTTGGCCGCCATGGCTTTTGACCGCTATATGGCCATATGCTCCCCACTTCACTATGCAACACGAATGAGTCATGGAGTGTGTGTCcatttggcaatggtttcttggGGAGTGGGATGCATGGTAGGCTTGGGCCAGACCAACTATATTTTCTCCCTGGACTTCTGTGGCCCCTGTGAAAtagaccacttcttctgtgacctcccCCCTATCCTGGCACTTGCCTGTGGGGATACCTCCCATAATGAGGCTGCAGTCTTTGCTGTGGCCatcctttgcatttccagccCATTTTTACTCATCATTGCTTCTTATGGCAGAATTCTAGCTGCTGTGCTCAGCATGCCCTCACCTGAGGGTCACCGAAAAGCTCtttccacctgttcttcccacttaCTTGTAGTAACACTCTTCTATGGCTCAGCATCTGTCACCTACTTGAGACCCAAGGCTAGCCATTCACCAGGAATAGATAAACTCCTAGCCCTCTTCTATACCGTGGTGACATCCATgctcaaccccatcatctacagtTTACGGAACAAGGAAGTCAATGTAGCTCTTAGGAGAACTCTAGGCAAGAAAAAAGTATTGACTCATAGGTAGATAGAAGAAGATGACACAAATTGCTCTTTGAAAAAGATGCACACTCAatctaagagaaaacaaaagaacaagagggaaagaaagaaatgtacttGCCAATCTTTTGTAAAAACCTCCTTTGGATTAATAACTCTGCATATAATAGTGGTAATATGATAAAGAATGGAGAACTGTGACTGTTACTGTGACAACTCATAGTATAGAATGAATACGTTCTGCCATTCTAACATACAGCATGgtaactgtagttaataatactgtattatatacttcaaATTTGCTAACAacgtagatcttaagtgttcttaccacacacacacacaaaagacaactATGTGAGGCAATGAATGTGTTACttaattgtggtaatcatttcacaatagaTACATATATCGAATCATTACATTATACATATTAAGTCTTAActcttgacaattttttttttttgtctttttgtcttttgtggttgttgttgttgttgctatttcttgggccactcccgtggcatatggagattcccaggctaggggttgaatcggagctgtagccaccggcctacgccagagccacagcaacacgggatccgagccgcgtctgcaacctacaccacagctcacagcaacgccagatcgttaacccactgagcaagtgcagggatcgaacccgcaacctcatggttcctagtcggattcgttaaccactgcgccacgacgggaactccatctcttgataattttatttgtcatgtttatctcaataaagctggaaaagaaaagatgtgatAATTCTACTGATGTTCATTAATGaccaaaatgtgtattttaccatatATGCCCATTTTACCAAAAGATATCTAATTCCTTGAAGACCAAAACATTAatacattgtggtttttatttatatctgtgtgCAATTAATTAAGAATGGAAATAATATGAACATACAAAAGTAATTACTTAACAGTTATGCAGAAGAAATAGGCAGGAATTATCTCTTGGTATTAGAGATGATTATTTGTAAACATGTTTACTAATCTAGAAAAAGTGAATGATTTACTAAAAATTAATGTAGGTTAAAAACAATTTG
The sequence above is a segment of the Sus scrofa isolate TJ Tabasco breed Duroc unplaced genomic scaffold, Sscrofa11.1 Contig422, whole genome shotgun sequence genome. Coding sequences within it:
- the LOC110258772 gene encoding olfactory receptor 10C1-like, which produces MTFNCSLWQDNSMSVKRFAFARFSEVTEQCFLLFTLILLMFLASLTGNALIATAIWTNPVLHTPMYFFLANLSLLEIGYTCSVIPKMLQSLVSEARGISREGCATQMFFFTLFAISECCLLAAMAFDRYMAICSPLHYATRMSHGVCVHLAMVSWGVGCMVGLGQTNYIFSLDFCGPCEIDHFFCDLPPILALACGDTSHNEAAVFAVAILCISSPFLLIIASYGRILAAVLSMPSPEGHRKALSTCSSHLLVVTLFYGSASVTYLRPKASHSPGIDKLLALFYTVVTSMLNPIIYSLRNKEVNVALRRTLGKKKVLTHR